The Larus michahellis chromosome 2, bLarMic1.1, whole genome shotgun sequence genome window below encodes:
- the ATG9B gene encoding LOW QUALITY PROTEIN: autophagy-related protein 9B (The sequence of the model RefSeq protein was modified relative to this genomic sequence to represent the inferred CDS: inserted 2 bases in 1 codon; deleted 1 base in 1 codon) produces MAAQGEYRRLEDPEEDSPPGEEELLLHVSEGGQESWHHVKNLDSFFTKIYHFHQKNGFACMMLSDVFELGQFLFVVAFTTFLLCCVDYDVLFANRPLNRSRAATVPDRAKVSLPDAVLPAPQCARRIGASGWLIFLLVMAGGFWLYRLGKVLCRLLGYWEIRAFYAKALGIPSEGVRSYSWQEVQARLMALQRRQQLCVHRRELTELDIHHRILRFQNYTVAMVNKALLPLRFRLPLLGTLVFLTRGLQYNLELLLFWGPAALFQNKWSLRPQCKRAGARRELARRLARATVLLGVANLLLCPCVLVWQLLYAFFSYAEVIKREPGSLGARRWSLYGRHYLRHFNELGHELQERLSRGYKPATKYMNSFASPLLAVLAKNVAFFAGSLLAVLIVLTVYDEDVLTVQHILAAITLLGLVVTVARSFIPDEHAVWCPEQLLQHVLAHVHYLPDHWQANAGRAETRAEMAQLFQYKAVFILEELLSPILTPLILIFALPPRALDIVDFFRNFTVEVAGVGDICSFAQLDVRNHGNPQWLWAGQTEAGPAAQAEGGKTELSLTRFAIAHPRWRPPPPSGRFLSRLRERLQRAAAAPPPAPPALAASLLGQGSDGPEGLLASVXLPLLPASGLLARDPRLAQPCAAATSLLASLAAPRPGGGRSPPDSPGDQPERPPPEDSPPLLSESRRRSLSRSGLLREVASAEMSLHAIYLHELHQQQQQQQGGPGPAGAPQTPPVTAGSALRELPLGGWAEEEEEEEEEEETAA; encoded by the exons ATGGCGGCGCAGGGCGAGTACCGGCGGCTGGAGGACCCGGAGGAGGACTCGCCCCCGGGcgaggaggagctgctgctgcacgTCAGCGAGggggggcaag agtCCTGGCACCACGTCAAGAACCTGGACAGTTTCTTCACCAAg ATCTACCACTTCCACCAGAAGAACGGCTTCGCCTGCATGATGCTCTCCGACGTCTTCGAGCTGGG gCAGTTCCTGTTCGTCGTCGCCTTCACCACCTTCCTGCTCTGCTGCGTGGACTACGACGTGCTCTTCGCCAACCGCCCGCTCAACCGCAGCCGCGCCGCCACGGTGCCCGACCGCGCCAAGGTGTCGCTGCCCGACGCCGTCCTGCCCGCCCCGCAGTGCGCCCGGCG GATCGGCGCCAGCGGCTGGCTCATCTTCCTGCTGGTGATGGCGGGCGGGTTCTGGCTGTACCGGCTGGGGAAGGTGCTCTGCCGCCTGCTCGGCTACTGGGAGATCCGCGCCTTCTACGCCAAAGCCCTCGGCATCCCCTCG GAGGGCGTGCGCAGCTACAGCTGGCAGGAGGTGCAGGCGCGGCTGATGGCGctgcagcggcggcagcagctctgCGTGCACCGGCGGGAGCTGACGGAGCTGGACATCCACCACCGCATCCTGCGCTTCCAGAACTACACCGTGGCCATGGTCAACAAGGCGCTGCTGCCCCTGCGCTTCCGCCTGCCGCTGCTGGGCACCCTCGTCTTCCTCACCCGGGGGCTGCAGTACaacctggagctgctgctcttctgggGCCCCGCCGCCCTCTTCCAGAACAAGTGGAGCCTGCGGCCGCAGTGCAAGCGGGCGGGCGCCCGGCGGGAGCTGGCCCGGCGGCTGGCGCGAGCCACCGTGCTGCTGGGGGTGGCCAACCTGCTGCTGTGCCCCTGCGTGCTGGTCTGGCAGCTGCTCTACGCCTTCTTCAGCTACGCCGAGGTGATCAAGCGGGAGCCGGGCAGCCTGGGCGCCCGCCGCTGGTCCCTCTACGGCCGCCACTACCTGCGGCACTTCAACGAGCTGGGCCACGAGCTGCAGGAGCGGCTCAGCCGCGGCTACAAGCCGGCCACCAAGTACATGAACTCCTTCGCCAGCCCGCTGCTGGCCGTGCTGGCCAAGAACGTCGCCTTCTTCGCCGGCTCCCTCCTGGCCGTCCTCATCGTCCTGACCGTCTACGACGAGGACGTGCTGACGGTGCAGCACATCCTGGCCGCCAtcacgctgctggggctggtggtcaCCGTGGCCAG GTCCTTCATCCCCGACGAGCACGCCGTGTGGTGCCcggagcagctcctgcagcacgtCCTGGCCCACGTCCATTACTTGCCCGACCACTGGCAGGCCAACGCCGGCCGCGCCGAGACGCGCGCCGAGATGGCCCAGCTCTTCCAGTACAAGGCG GTCTTCATcctggaggagctgctgagccCCATCCTCACCCCCCTCATCCTCATCTtcgccctcccgccccgcgccctCGACATCGTCGACTTCTTCCGCAACTTCACGGTGGAGGTGGCGGGGGTGGGCGACATCTGCTCCTTCGCCCAGCTCGACGTCCGCAACCACGGCAACCCCCAG TGGCTGTGGGCCGGGCAGACGgaggccgggccggcggcgcAGGCGGAGGGCGGGAAGACGGAGCTGTCGCTGACGCGCTTCGCCATCGCCCACCCGCGCtggcgcccgcccccccccagcggCCGCTTCCTCTCCCGCCTGCGGGAGCGCCTGCagcgggcggcggccgcgccccccccg gccccccccgccctcgccgCCTCCCTGCTCGGCCAGGGCTCGGACGgg cccgaggggctgctggccagtgt cctgcccctgctgccggCCAGCGGGCTACTGGCCCGGGACCCCCGGCTGGCCCAGCCCTGCGCCGCGGCCACCAGCCTGCTGGCCTCCctcgccgccccccggcccggggggggccGCTCGCCCCCCGACAGCCCCGGCGACCAGCCCGAGCGACCCCCCCCCGAGGACAG ccccccgctgcTGAGCGAGTCGCGGCGGCGCAGCCTGAGCCGCTCGGGGCTGCTGCGGGAGGTGGCCTCGGCCGAGATGAGCCTCCACGCCATCTACCTGCACGAG ctccaccagcagcagcagcagcagcagggggggcccggcccggcgggagccccccaaaccccccccgtgACGGCAG gctCGGCGCTGCGGGAGCTGCCGCTGGGCGGCtgggccgaggaggaggaggaggaggaggaggaagaggagacggCGGCGTGA